The sequence CCTATATCGATGATGAAAAAAACTTAGTAGTAAAAATTCATGAGAATCCATTGATTAACAAAGTAATATTGAAAGGCAATAAGTTATTTAACAGTAAAGAGTTGCTAAATAACGTTATCCAGTCAAAATCACTAACTATTTTCACTGAAACAAAATTACAAAACGATTTAATAAATATAGCTACTCTTTATAGGAACAGTGGTAAAATTGGTGTTAAAATTGCATATGAGCTAGATAAGCTTGGTAGCAATAGGATAAACCTAATTTTTAAGATAAAAGAAGGAAGAACGTCTAAAATTAAGGGTTTACGATTCATAGGTAATAAAAACTTTTCAGCAAATGAGCTAGAGCAAGTTATCAAAAGGCATAGCAATGATATATTTAGTAAGTTATTTAGAGCCATTTTTAAAAGAGGAACTCATTATTCACCTCAATATCTACTGATTAACACAGAACTGCTTGATCGCTTCTATTCATCTAAGGGATATATTCAAAATAATATCCAACCAATTGTTGAGGTTGATAATAACAACCAAATAGAGTTAACTTTTTTGATTGATGAAAAGCAGCAATACTTATTTGGAAATAATGAAGTTGATATTGAAACTGAGATTCAGGATTTAAGTTTAAGGGAAGAAATATTAGAATTTATCAAAGAGGAAAATAATCAAATATTTAATAGAGTTAAAATTAACAATACAGCAGAAAAAATCAGTAAACATTTAAACGAAAAAGGATATATATTTGCAAAAGTTAATCCAGAATATACACAACATAACAATATTGTGGATGTAACTTACAAAGTGCTACCAGGTAAAAAGATTTATATAAACCAAATTACCATTGATGGCAATGACCGCACTTTAGATAAAGTAATTAGAAGAAAACTTAGCATGGCAGAAGGCGACGCATATAACACATCTGAGATTCAAAAATCACGTAGAAAACTTATATATAGCGATTTTTTTGAAACAGTAAAAATAAATAGTTATATAGTGGATGAAAATGCAGTAAATCTTGATTTAAATGTCAAAGAAAAAAGAACTGCCTCGTTATCTTTAACAGGTGGCATGTCTCTTCCTGGTGGAGTATTTGTTAAAACCGATTTCACAGATCGTAATTTATTTGGTAGTGGTAAAGAGGTATCTTTTGCTCTTGAAAAAAGTCAATATGTTCTTTCTACTAGTATAGACGCTGTTGAAAATAATTTTAACGATTCTGATACTTCACTAGGCATGAGTATTTTTTATGAAAAACAAGACAAACCAAACACTACTTTCGATACCTGCAACTGGGGAGGAATAGCAAAAGTATCATATAAAATCTCAGAAAATCTAACCAATTCCTTTCAATATTCTTATAAGTATAATCACATACACATGGACAATAAGGGTGGAAAAGATGAGGATATCTCTGAGATAATAAGAGATCAAGAAGGTGAGTATCAGGTTTCATCAGTGGGATACACGTTAGCGTACAATAAACTGGATAACCTCTATACTCCTAAAGAGGGATATTTATTGCGTTTAAGTCAGGATATTTCAGGATTATGGGGAAATGTAAATTTCCTAAAATCTGAATTCTTATCTTTTTATACACACCCTATATTAAGCAAAATTGATGATGATATAACATTGCGCTTTAAAGTAGCAGCAGGTCATATTTTTTCCTATACTAATAAAGAGCTCAACATTGGCCAGCACTTCTTTAAAGGTGGCAATGAGATTAGAGGATTTGACCTTTCCGGCATTGGACCAAGAGCAGAAGACAAAAATAAAAGCTCATTGGGAGGCAAAACTTATTTTAAT is a genomic window of Wolbachia endosymbiont (group B) of Germaria angustata containing:
- the bamA gene encoding outer membrane protein assembly factor BamA, whose product is MKKLFHILIIFISFPTLLVALENKEKVQIKNIKYIGNERVSDQTIRFYTKLEPGSHINDDDVDSVIKDLYKTKLFTSINAYIDDEKNLVVKIHENPLINKVILKGNKLFNSKELLNNVIQSKSLTIFTETKLQNDLINIATLYRNSGKIGVKIAYELDKLGSNRINLIFKIKEGRTSKIKGLRFIGNKNFSANELEQVIKRHSNDIFSKLFRAIFKRGTHYSPQYLLINTELLDRFYSSKGYIQNNIQPIVEVDNNNQIELTFLIDEKQQYLFGNNEVDIETEIQDLSLREEILEFIKEENNQIFNRVKINNTAEKISKHLNEKGYIFAKVNPEYTQHNNIVDVTYKVLPGKKIYINQITIDGNDRTLDKVIRRKLSMAEGDAYNTSEIQKSRRKLIYSDFFETVKINSYIVDENAVNLDLNVKEKRTASLSLTGGMSLPGGVFVKTDFTDRNLFGSGKEVSFALEKSQYVLSTSIDAVENNFNDSDTSLGMSIFYEKQDKPNTTFDTCNWGGIAKVSYKISENLTNSFQYSYKYNHIHMDNKGGKDEDISEIIRDQEGEYQVSSVGYTLAYNKLDNLYTPKEGYLLRLSQDISGLWGNVNFLKSEFLSFYTHPILSKIDDDITLRFKVAAGHIFSYTNKELNIGQHFFKGGNEIRGFDLSGIGPRAEDKNKSSLGGKTYFNLTQQVDFPLSKLYDYAGIKGSLFVDYATLFGLDEKKGYSGKYYDSKLIRVSPGFGFSMPSPFGRIRLDFGFPLVKEAYDIIPSTNVKISIEAGI